DNA from Salmo trutta chromosome 14, fSalTru1.1, whole genome shotgun sequence:
AGTGGGAATGGGACAAATTCTCTGACATTGAAACTAAGGAATCCTATCTGTACTTTTCCAGACAAAACCTTCTCAAAGCTCAGCAGCACCAACACGCTTTCACTTCTTTGACCCTCTTTCCTACTGATCGAACTTTTGGCTTCAATCACTCCGCCTCCCTTCACATTTTCTTTAATATCATCTATGGACATAGATATTTGGGCCCCAGTGATGACTCCCCTAAACCTAGCACCAGAGACATGCTTTTAATCTTCTTCCCATTAAGCTCTTCAATTTGCATAGTCTTCCCTTGCTGAGTCTGACTACCATAACATATGAGCAATCTACATTTTCCAATCAACCGGGCTAGTTTGACTTTACCTATCTTTCTCTAAGCCATTGGTTAGTCAGATAGGGCCTCATTTACACCCTGTGGTCTCAtcaaacaccaccaccaccactttcCACTCCTCATCAAACACCATCACCACTTTCCACTCCAACACATTATTACTCTTGCTTCATACCTTGGCCCTCTTTATGCTTTCTTTACTAAACGTGCCAATGCTTTCAGTATCATGAGCTCTCTTCACCCTTTGTACAATAGTTCCACTGCAGACCATTCAGGTCTTCTACCCTTATCCTCCCACTCCGTGGCTTTAGAACTGACGGCCATATATAGTTTGCATTCCAGCACAGCTGTTGCTTCTCCAACGTTTTCTCTATTTCCATCCCGAGCGCATTGTCAAGTCCTCTCTCACACTCAAAACACTAGCCAGCCTTGTCCAGATTTATTCGTAGAGAAAAAATATACACTTAAAAGAAAAGGCGTTATACCCATTAATGGGTATAACTTGATATCAAGAAACGCCCCTATCAGAAAACGCCCTAAATTGCTGTCTGCAATTACACCCTTCGCGGTAGTCCGCCATATTGTCTCTGAGACAGCAGAAATCATACAGAAGTACACCGGCGAGAGGAAAGAAAGGGAACCTGCCTTCACTTGAATCCCATATTTGATCAAAGAGGTAGCTATATACAATGGAAGTTTGTCCTCTGGTTTAAATAATTTTATGAAATAAGCAGTCAGTTAGACATGCTAACCGATTTAGCTAGTCAAATCATCAGTGGGACCCGTGACTAGTTAGCTACCTACTAACGTTATGCATGTAAGTTGGGGCGAGAGTGTGATGGTGGGGTAGGGAGACTACCGGTATCTATCCAATTGGATGACAATTTACAGCTGACACGTTGATTTCGCAAAGTTTTGCCAATTAACGTTAGCGAACTCTCGTAGCTCTACATGAAATCTGGGGCACTGGGCTAACACACTTTTGTTATTCCTCAATACAACGAGACACGTTTCTTATCAAACATGGCATTAGTTAACTGTTTTAGCCAGAGGGCAGCAACACCACTTTTCCCCCCAAGAGATCGCATCCATTACAGAAGGAGACTATTAATAGCCACATTGTTAAATTAAAACTAGCTAGTGTAACTTCATAATATTATGAGATGTAGTGGATGTGAAACTCGCCTGTGGCATGTTGCAACGGAAACCGTTTACTCTATGAATCAAacagaatttgtccaatagaaactcacgTTTTCGTTTAACGTTTTGCAACGTAATCCGCGAAATGAACACACTCCATTAATATCACACCGTCCCTGAATTCTAAAGGCAACTGTTGCTCGCATAGTGGTAGCTGGTTCTCTCCCCATCACTTATTGAGCAACAGTTGATTTTAGACCTCAGGGAAGATTTTTCACATTCGCTACATTCGCACCCCAATGGTGCAGTGACCCGGATCGACAGTTGGGCTCTGCCCGGCTGCTGGTGTTCGGAGGAGTAGGAAGGGGTGGATGTGAAACTCGCCTGGTTGCTGGAGTACATTGGTGATATCACACCTTACCTGAGCTCCAAAGCCAACTGTCGCTCATGGGGCGATGAAACAACGGAAGCCATTCAGTTTAAATGGAATGTGAAGCGAAGATGGGGCGGGACTAAAGTTGGAAAATTGAACGTTGTGCAAATACTCTGCCATATCAGGGCGCGATTGACCAATCGAAGCTCATGTATGGCTTCCAGACCATACTGGATTGACGTTTGATCCCTAGCACTACCTAGCATGCTGTTGGCTTGCTAGCACCCACATAAGGAGACACTCTGGGCGAAGCTAGCAGGGCTAGGTGGGGAACTATGTCAAGTGCTTAGTAGTGGACACCCGCGTCACTCTGTTGGCTATGACGGTTGCCTTTAAGATCCATGTGTTGATGGTGCAGAAGTTTGGTGGTTCACATCCAGCTCGGGGCAGAACAAAATGCACTCTGTTGTAATGCCTTGTGGACAAATTGAAGTTACTGCAGCTAGCTGAGATCCTTGTCCTACTTAGCTGAAAAGTTGTAACATTATGAACGCTAGTCAGTGAGAGTATTGTGCAATCAATGTTGCAGATCTTATATTCTTACCTATCCCAGATGGTACTTCAGTTCTTCAAGCCTAGTCTAATCTGAGGTGTAAGAGCTAGGTGTAGGCCTATGTACCAGGTACATATCTCAAAGCTAGGTAAAAGGAGCCTCTGGGTAAAACCGTTGAACCACAAATGCATTGACTGCTTTGTTAAATTGGCTCCATTGAGGATATCTGACAGGCACCACAGTTATGACCGTTTGTCCATTGCTGGCAAAGATAAGCGAAGGCTTGACTGACTATATTGCAGATGAAATTGGTCTATTGGCAAGAAATATGGATGGATATCTTAATTTAGCAATACAAGCCTGCACATTTTGCTATGACTTATGCAATCTGAATGgctcaaacattataacaaaatcatGCCATGACAAAAATACTCCTGAATGCATCATTCTTTGGAATTTTAAATTCTTCCTGTGCAGCTATTATTGTGTTGATTGTTTGTTCTCAAAGATGCTCTTATTAAAAAATATGTAGGTCCATTATGCtgcagggtggcaggtagcttagtggttagagcgttggactagtaaccgaaaggttacaagatcgaatccctgagctgacaagataaaaatcggtcgttctgcccctgaacaaggcagttaacccactgttcctaggccgtcattgcaaataagaatttgttcttaactgacttgcctagttaaataaaggtaaaataaataatcttttaacatatttttttaatcaactgTTTGGACATAGGCGTCCAAGACTTTACTATGCAGATAAAACCCTGGAATGGATTTAGCATTgattaatttaactaggcaagtcagttaagaacaaattcttatttacaatgacggcctaccccaaccaaaccctaacgacgctgggccaattgtgcgccgccctatgggacttccattcacggccagttgtgatacagcctggaatcgaatcagggtctgtagtgatgcctcttgcactgagatgcagtgccttagaccatagACCTAGCTTCTtcttcactttttttttttagactTGTAGTGTTGTAACTGTGCATCAAATAGATTTTACACACACCTGTCGAAACTTTGTGATTGTCTGCACTGGCCATCAGTTCTTCGGGAAGTTTGTTTTTCCCCCCACATGTCAATGATGCTTATTTGATCTGGCCTTGGTGATGGTctcaaataatataaataataataatatatgccatttagcagatgcagatgcttttatccaaagcgacttgcattcatgcttgcatacattttatgcatgggtggtcccgggaatcaaacccactatcctggcgttgcaagagccatgcgctaccaactgagctatagaGGTCCATGAATATAACTGATATTGTATATTTTGTCCCCCTTGTTGTCTCAGCTGTCCAGAGGTTCCCCTGGTGGCTTCCCTTGCTTACAGCCAAAGCCCCTCCCCCCCTTACCCCCTGCCCTGTCACGAAGAggtcccccccacctcccctcctcgtCCTTCTCTGCAGTAAGTGGGCCCTCCCCCTCCTCTGCCAAGCTGTTGGACATGCCAGGACCCGTGCAGAGTCGGGCCCGTGTGTACACAGATGTCAACACACACCGGCCCAGGGAGTACTGGGACTACGAGTCCCATGTGGTGGAATGGGGGTACATACCAGTCTCTCATGTCACAGCGACATTGGTGCTTGCTAAACTATTATGAGGAGTCTGAAATTACTATTTCTCTTCATTCCATGTTAAATCTCATGGCTAGATCAAGGTCTGCTCCCTTTGTGTCATTTGCAGTTTAATTTTAATTACCTTGAATGGTGTAATTGACTAAAAAATTCTGCCCGCAGAAATCAAGATGACTTCCAGTTGGTGCGGAAGCTTGGACGCGGGAAGTACAGTGAAGTGTTTGAAGCAATCAACATCACCAACAACGAGAAGGTTGTGGTGAAAATACTCAAGGTAAGGCCACGATGAGAAATCCAATATCATTCAGATCATAGATTGCCATTTGATACAGACTCGCATTGGATTCATATTGAATTAAAATCGCCCAGATAATCAATACAATTGGTCTTTATTTGTGTTCATAGCCCgtcaagaagaagaaaatcaaGCGTGAAATTAAGATCCTGGAGAACCTCCGTGGAGGCCCTAACATCATCTCCCTCAAAGACATCGTCAAAGACCCAGTGGTGAGTAGGAATGGCGGGAAAGATGTGAAAACACTATTGTTCGTTTAGGGTATGCCATGACTTTGATGCAACAACCCTTTCTCTTCTTTCAGTCTCGGACACCCGCCTTGGTCTTTGAACATGTCAACAACACTGACTTCAAGGTATGCCAGAGCATCTGTTTTTTTACACCTGAGTCTTATGCACATCGCAGCAAAATGTTGTGCAACGGAAAATTAaaagtttcttattggacaagttctggggtgtattcactaggatcCAAATGGAAGCAAACTAAACgtggagggacctacctgaatttatcCAGTAAACTAATCttcaactgtttggactaatgattacaccccaggtAGTCCCTCTCCGTTTtagtctgttttcttccgtttggtgcctaatgaatacgaaCAACCCTGATTCTTGACCGTGTACAACATCTCTATTCTGAAGCAAAGCCCTGTGAAACCTTTGTTCTTGGCATGCATGCTGTTTCcccagtcaggtgtgtgtgtgtgtgtgtgtgtgtgtgttgagggacAAAAAGGTGCAGCGCTATGTCTTCGGTGCCAGGCTATTTCTTGTCTTCTGGTTCTATCCTCAATCGCTGGTACACTATAATCAAGTTTGGTGTTGAATTACTTAATAATATACCTAAATGTTACCAGTCAGATGCCCAAGTTGATAGCTTGTGATTTGAATAATATGTGAATTCTTTGTATTGGATAATGTGTTCAGGTTGCAAAGACCTATACGCGTGTTATTTTTAacttttatttcactaggcaagacagttaagaacaaattcttatttacaatgacggcctaggaacggtgggttaactgccttgttcaggggcaaaatgacagatttttaccttgtcagctcggggattcgagctagcaacctttcggttacttgcccacTAGGTCCATTATCTATCTGCATGTAATGTTCAGGGTGTAGTTAAATCTCACTGTATTGATTCACTGCATCTGTTTTTACTTGCAGCAATTGTACCAAACCCTAACAGACTATGACATCCGGTTTTACATGTTCGAGATCCTCAAGGTTAGTCTCGTAATGTtctaatttgggtgaactatcccatTAATTTGTGTTAGAAGCCCCAGAGGCTTTGCCAGACATAAGTCAGCATTTCCCCCTCTCAAAACAAGAACATTCAGGTGCTTAAGAGGATAGACCCCTAGTTTGTCTTTGTCCAATGGTTACATACCAGCTCTTTATTTTCCCATCAACATGTTTGTGCACCAAGACGGGTAGACAACATCTGTTTTGTAATTTCTGCCTTTATTGCATTACTGTGTTGAGTAAATCCCCAGCCTCATCGTTGCTAACCAGCGGCCATTTTGGCTCTTGGCTCTGTGCGCAGGCCCTGGACTACTGCCACAGCATGGGAATCATGCACAGGGATGTGAAACCCCACAACGTGATGATTGATCACGAACACCGAAAGGTGAGTGTTAACGACCAATGCGGCGGAGACACAATAACTATCTGATTCGCCCTAGTCAAGACCTTTGTTATCCATTGAATGTGACTACAATATGTAGGTTAGTTTAAATAGAAATTGGATATTGTACCACGACAATCCTCAATACAATACCCCAAAGTCCAAGTAGTCACTCCCAGTTTCACTCTGTTTGGTGCCCTAATGAGCACAACCCTGTTGTATTTCTCTCAGTATTGACTTGCCTCTGTTTTGTGTATTCTTCCAGCTGCGCCTTATTGACTGGGGTCTGGCTGAGTTCTACCACCCGGG
Protein-coding regions in this window:
- the LOC115208343 gene encoding casein kinase II subunit alpha isoform X2, whose amino-acid sequence is MPGPVQSRARVYTDVNTHRPREYWDYESHVVEWGNQDDFQLVRKLGRGKYSEVFEAINITNNEKVVVKILKPVKKKKIKREIKILENLRGGPNIISLKDIVKDPVSRTPALVFEHVNNTDFKQLYQTLTDYDIRFYMFEILKALDYCHSMGIMHRDVKPHNVMIDHEHRKLRLIDWGLAEFYHPGQEYNVRVASRYFKGPELLVDYQMYDYSLDMWSLGCMLASMIFRKEPFFHGHDNYDQLVRIAKVLGTEDLYDYIDKYNIELEPRFNDILGRHSRKRWERFVHSENQHLVSPEALDFLDKLLRYDHQARLTAHEAMDHPYYCISALPAATALGTLTGSPVLSAATNALSTPVPAAVSAPQ